A part of Caretta caretta isolate rCarCar2 chromosome 1, rCarCar1.hap1, whole genome shotgun sequence genomic DNA contains:
- the ZIC5 gene encoding zinc finger protein ZIC 5: MFLKAGRGKKITTVSVDGLDCVVMEPPLSKRNPTLRLADLAAAQPHPHQTMTGFPGLGSHHVHSHPAAHLHPGEMGSDPGVALTPFGPEHMAQASVLKLSPAQPLAAHPEAQTAAAFASPAAQSAAAAAAVSSYPAGAAPPAPHPGYAASSAGTSSARDFILRRELPGAAMHGALGEPHPAANSPHPHPHHGVFISAAGTYGPSDGAAAHPVFPALHEQPAPGGHHPLNGQMRLGLAAAELYGRAEPYGAASSLHGYGSLGLNVSLAAASHGHHPAPHHHHPGAAAAAFLRYMRQPIKQELICKWLEQEPPPPPPPPSAAGKPCSKTFSTMHELVNHVTVEHVGGPEQSSHVCYWEECPREGKPFKAKYKLINHIRVHTGEKPFPCPFPGCGKVFARSENLKIHKRTHTGEKPFKCEFDGCDRKFANSSDRKKHSHVHTSDKPYYCKVRGCDKSYTHPSSLRKHMKIHCKSPPLSPTPGSHGYQSAGTPLGAPLSPAQDSARGRSANLSPQVTNLNEWYVCQASGASNNLHTPSSNVTSSGSEDEEAYRNSDTRTIH; this comes from the exons ATGTTTTTGAAGGCgggcagagggaaaaaaataacaacaGTGAGTGTAGATGGGCTGGATTGTGTAGTTATGGAGCCCCCTTTGAGCAAGAGGAACCCGACACTGAGATTAGCGGATTTGGCAGCGGCTCAGCCCCATCCTCATCAGACTATGACAGGCTTCCCGGGGCTGGGGAGCCACCACGTCCACTCCCACCCCGCCGCTCACCTCCACCCTGGGGAGATGGGCAGTGACCCCGGCGTGGCCCTCACGCCATTCGGACCCGAGCACATGGCCCAAGCGAGCGTCCTCAAACTCAGCCCCGCGCAGCCTCTCGCGGCGCATCCCGAGGCGCAGACAGCGGCCGCCTTCGCCTCGCCGGCGGCCCagagcgccgccgccgccgccgcggtcAGCAGCTACCCGGCCGGCGCGGCTCCCCCGGCTCCCCACCCGGGCTACGCCGCCAGCAGCGCCGGCACCAGCAGCGCCAGGGACTTCATCCTGCGGAGGGAGCTGCCCGGCGCGGCCATGCACGGGGCGCTGGGGGAGCCGCACCCCGCGGCCAActccccccacccgcacccccaccACGGCGTGTTCATCTCCGCCGCCGGCACCTACGGCCCGTCGGACGGGGCCGCGGCCCACCCGGTCTTCCCGGCGCTGCACGAGCAGCCGGCCCCCGGCGGGCACCACCCGCTGAACGGCCAGATGCGCCTGGGGCTGGCGGCCGCGGAGCTGTACGGCCGGGCCGAGCCCTACGGGGCCGCCTCCTCGCTGCACGGCTACGGCTCCCTGGGCTTGAACGTCAGCCTGGCGGCGGCCAGCCACGGGCACCACccggccccccaccaccaccacccgggggcggcggcggcggccttCCTCCGGTACATGCGGCAGCCCATCAAGCAGGAGCTCATCTGCaagtggctggagcaggagccgccgccgccgccgccgccgcccagcGCCGCCGGGAAGCCCTGCTCGAAAACTTTCAGCACCATGCACGAGCTGGTGAACCATGTCACCGTGGAGCACGTCGGCGGGCCGGAGCAGAGCAGCCACGTGTGCTACTGGGAGGAGTGTCCCCGGGAAGGGAAACCTTTCAAGGCCAAGTACAAACTGATCAACCACATCCGCGTGCACACCGGGGAGaagcccttcccctgccccttcccgggCTGCGGCAAGGTCTTCGCCCGCTCCGAGAACCTCAAGATTCACAAGCGCACTCATACAG GAGAGAAGCCTTTTAAATGCGAATTTGATGGCTGCGACAGGAAGTTTGCCAATAGCAGTGACAGAAAGAAACACTCCCACGTCCACACGAGTGATAAGCCATATTACTGCAAAGTCAGAGGCTGTGATAAATCTTACACGCATCCCAGCTCTTTAAGAAAACACATGAAGATACACTGCAAGTCTCCACCACTTTCTCCTACCCCTGGATCTCACGGTTATCAGTCTGCAGGAACCCCCCTAGGTgctcccctgtcccctgcccaGGACTCAGCCAGGGGCCGCTCTGCCAATCTTTCCCCTCAGGTCACCAACCTCAATGAGTGGTACGTCTGTCAGGCCAGTGGGGCTTCTAATAACCTTCATACACCTTCCAGCAATGTAACATCATCTGGATCTGAAGATGAAGAGGCTTATAGAAACTCTGATACCAGAACTATCCAttag
- the ZIC2 gene encoding zinc finger protein ZIC 2: protein MLLDAGPQFPAIGVGTFARHHHSAAAEMQDRELSLAAQNTFVDSAAHMGAFKLNPGAHDLSPGQSSAFTSQAPGYPAAALGPHAAHVSSYSGAPFNSTRDFLFRSRGFGDSSPAGGQHGIFGPAAGTLHHPHTDAQSHILFPAIHDQHGPHASQNVLNGQMRLGLPGEVFARSDQYRQVSSPRTDPYSAAQLHNQYGPMNMNMGMNMAAHHHHHPGAFFRYMRQQCIKQELICKWIDPEQLSNPKKSCNKTFSTMHELVTHVSVEHVGGPEQSNHICYWEECPREGKPFKAKYKLVNHIRVHTGEKPFPCPFPGCGKVFARSENLKIHKRTHTGEKPFQCEFEGCDRRFANSSDRKKHMHVHTSDKPYLCKMCDKSYTHPSSLRKHMKVHESSPQGSESSPAASSGYESSTPPGLVSPSAETQSTTNLSPAAAAAAAAAAAAVSAVHRGSGGGGGSGSGAGGGGGASGSHSGLSSNFNEWYV, encoded by the exons ATGCTGCTGGACGCCGGACCCCAGTTCCCTGCCATTGGAGTGGGCACTTTCGCTCGGCACCATCACTCGGCCGCCGCCGAGATGCAGGACCGGGAGCTGAGCCTGGCGGCGCAGAACACCTTTGTGGACTCGGCAGCCCACATGGGGGCTTTTAAACTCAACCCCGGGGCCCACGATCTGTCCCCCGGCCAGAGCTCGGCTTTCACCTCGCAGGCTCCCGGCTACCCGGCGGCAGCGTTGGGTCCCCATGCCGCCCACGTCAGCTCCTATTCCGGGGCGCCTTTCAACTCCACCCGGGACTTCTTGTTTCGCAGCCGGGGCTTTGGGGACTCGTCTCCGGCCGGCGGCCAGCACGGGATCTTTGGCCCTGCGGCCGGGACCCTCCATCACCCGCACACGGACGCTCAGAGCCACATCCTCTTCCCCGCCATTCACGACCAGCACGGCCCCCACGCCTCCCAAAATGTCCTGAATGGGCAGATGCGCCTCGGTTTGCCCGGGGAGGTCTTCGCCCGATCGGATCAATACCGCCAGGTCTCtagccccaggactgatccctatTCGGCGGCTCAGCTGCACAACCAGTATGGCCCCATGAATATGAATATGGGCATGAACATGGCagcccaccaccatcaccacccaggTGCCTTTTTTCGATACATGAGACAACAGTGCATCAAGCAAGAGCTGATCTGCAAGTGGATCGACCCCGAGCAGCTGAGCAACCCCAAAAAGAGCTGCAATAAAACTTTTAGCACCATGCACGAGCTGGTCACCCACGTCTCGGTGGAGCACGTTGGGGGACCCGAGCAGAGCAACCATATCTGTTATTGGGAGGAGTGTCCCCGGGAAGGCAAACCTTTCAAAGCCAAATACAAACTGGTCAATCATATCCGAGTGCACACGGGAGAGAAGCCGTTCCCCTGTCCTTTTCCTGGCTGTGGGAAAGTTTTCGCCAGATCAGAAAACCTAAAAATCCACAAAAGGACACACACAG GAGAAAAGcctttccagtgtgaatttgaaGGCTGTGACAGACGTTTTGCCAACAGCAGCGATAGGAAGAAGCACATGCATGTCCACACTTCAGATAAGCCCTATCTGTGCAAAATGTGCGACAAATCCTACACCCACCCCAGCTCTCTGCGGAAGCACATGAAG GTCCATGAATCTTCCCCTCAAGGCTCCGAATCGTCCCCGGCTGCCAGCTCGGGCTATGAGTCCTCCACCCCCCCGGGCCTGGTGTCCCCCAGCGCCGAGACTCAGAGCACCACCAACCTGtccccggcggcggcggctgcagcggcggcggcggcggccgcggTGTCTGCGGTGCACAGAGGCAGCGGCGGTGGGGGAGGCAGCGGCAGTGGAGCCGGCGGGGGTGGAGGAGCCAGCGGGAGCCACAGCGGCCTCTCCTCCAACTTCAACGAATGGTACGTGTAG